A portion of the Burkholderia pseudomultivorans genome contains these proteins:
- a CDS encoding adenosylcobalamin-dependent ribonucleoside-diphosphate reductase, whose product MDEQPLCNTVFAERYAQPGEASRADVFHRVAHALSLAEPAERRAQVERAFFVNLQRGAIGAGRILANAGADNGRTMINCFVHPLAIPADAPVQAVDTALEHALADARVTLLMGGGIGYDFSPVPPADAYERHQSSGRGACAAIDRFDAMCQALPFTGPRRGAQMGVLRCDHPDLVAFVTAKRGRLRWPTFNMSVGVTDAFMEAVRYDLPWALVHHAPPRCASGAPPRLPDGRYLHAMASARTLWHEIIKAARDSAEPGLLFLDTIRDANPLREHERIDATNPCGEQPLPPYGSCVLGPIDLSRFVLHPFSIDEMPRFDFAMLADAVRVQVRMLDNVLDLTAWPLAAHECEARRTRRIGVGVTGLADALTMLQLRYDSVEARTFARGIVLRMREHAFAASAALAAERGVFPAYDPAAYLAGPAYLTPLPLKVHHAIARHGLRNSHLLSFAPTGSVSLAFCDNCSNGIEPAVGWQQRRMVRTANGQIRPFLAENHASRLFRELHGENVKLPDYFVTAAEIAPADHVAMLAALQPCVDAGISKTVTMPGQCSLAEVDALFFQAWRDGLKGITVFRPDPRLASVVADDAALARRDGPVCIGC is encoded by the coding sequence ATGGACGAGCAGCCGCTTTGCAACACCGTATTCGCCGAACGCTATGCGCAACCCGGCGAGGCGTCTCGCGCGGACGTGTTCCATCGCGTCGCCCATGCCCTGTCGCTTGCCGAGCCGGCCGAGCGACGTGCGCAGGTGGAGCGCGCGTTCTTCGTTAACCTACAGCGCGGCGCGATCGGCGCGGGCCGCATCCTCGCCAATGCCGGCGCGGACAATGGCAGGACGATGATCAACTGCTTCGTCCACCCGCTCGCGATTCCTGCCGACGCCCCCGTGCAGGCGGTCGACACGGCGCTCGAGCATGCGCTCGCCGATGCACGGGTCACGTTATTGATGGGCGGCGGAATCGGTTACGACTTCTCGCCGGTCCCGCCCGCCGACGCATACGAACGGCACCAGTCGTCCGGGCGCGGTGCATGCGCAGCGATCGACCGATTCGACGCCATGTGCCAGGCACTGCCGTTCACCGGCCCTCGTCGGGGGGCGCAAATGGGCGTGTTGCGCTGCGATCATCCGGATCTGGTTGCGTTCGTCACCGCGAAGCGCGGACGATTGCGCTGGCCGACGTTCAACATGTCGGTCGGCGTCACGGACGCGTTCATGGAGGCGGTCCGGTACGACCTACCGTGGGCGCTCGTCCATCATGCGCCACCGCGCTGCGCATCCGGCGCACCACCGAGGCTACCTGACGGGCGTTACCTACACGCAATGGCTTCGGCCCGAACGCTCTGGCATGAGATCATTAAGGCCGCTCGCGACAGTGCCGAACCCGGCCTGCTGTTCCTCGACACGATCCGCGACGCGAATCCGCTGCGCGAGCACGAGCGGATCGACGCGACGAACCCGTGCGGTGAACAGCCGCTTCCGCCGTACGGCAGTTGCGTGCTGGGGCCGATCGACCTGTCGCGCTTCGTGCTCCACCCGTTCAGTATCGACGAGATGCCGCGCTTCGACTTCGCGATGCTCGCCGACGCGGTGCGCGTCCAAGTCCGCATGCTAGACAATGTGCTCGACCTGACCGCGTGGCCGCTCGCCGCGCACGAGTGTGAGGCGCGGCGGACACGGCGCATCGGGGTCGGCGTGACCGGGCTTGCCGACGCATTGACGATGCTGCAGCTGCGCTACGACAGCGTGGAAGCACGCACGTTCGCACGCGGGATCGTGCTGAGGATGCGCGAGCATGCATTTGCCGCATCGGCCGCGCTGGCTGCTGAGCGCGGCGTTTTTCCGGCCTACGACCCGGCCGCCTACTTGGCCGGCCCCGCGTATCTCACGCCGTTGCCGCTGAAAGTGCATCACGCGATCGCGCGGCATGGGCTGCGCAACAGCCATCTGCTGTCGTTCGCGCCGACCGGCAGCGTGAGCCTCGCATTCTGCGACAATTGTTCGAACGGGATCGAACCGGCCGTCGGCTGGCAGCAGCGTCGCATGGTCCGCACCGCCAACGGGCAGATCCGGCCGTTTCTGGCGGAGAATCACGCTTCCCGGCTGTTCCGCGAACTGCATGGTGAGAACGTCAAGCTGCCGGACTATTTCGTCACGGCCGCGGAAATCGCGCCGGCGGATCATGTCGCGATGCTCGCGGCCCTGCAGCCATGCGTCGACGCCGGCATCTCGAAGACCGTGACGATGCCCGGCCAGTGTTCGCTCGCAGAGGTCGACGCGTTGTTCTTCCAGGCGTGGCGCGACGGGCTCAAGGGCATCACTGTCTTCCGGCCCGATCCGCGGCTCGCCTCAGTCGTGGCCGATGACGCGGCGCTCGCGCGGCGCGACGGCCCGGTGTGCATCGGCTGTTGA
- a CDS encoding 1-phosphofructokinase family hexose kinase — MTDIVTVTLNPAVDVATSVERIVDTHKLRCARPRRDPGGGGINVARTIHRLGGDCVALYLAGGPTGDVLALLLEAERLPAVRIRIGGETRENVCVTETATGREYRFLMPGPLVSEAEWCDCAIRIDAMQPPPRYLVLSGSLPPGAPDDLYATLARTAKARGSRVIIDAAGRALQVALEAGVHLVKPSLGELSALAGESLDDTSACRKASELVARGQAEIVALTLGARGAWVVTRDGALRLPGRQAAVCSTVGAGDSFVGGMVWALARGVPFDEACRYALAASAASVEHPGTALCTRDDVERIHAELLREQADDQTG; from the coding sequence ATGACCGACATCGTTACCGTTACCTTGAACCCGGCCGTCGATGTCGCGACGTCCGTCGAGCGCATCGTCGATACACACAAGCTGCGCTGTGCACGGCCGCGGCGCGACCCCGGCGGAGGCGGAATCAACGTCGCCCGAACCATTCACCGCCTAGGGGGCGACTGCGTCGCGCTGTACCTCGCAGGCGGGCCGACCGGCGACGTATTGGCGCTGCTGCTTGAAGCCGAGCGCCTGCCGGCGGTGCGCATCCGGATCGGCGGCGAGACGCGCGAGAACGTGTGCGTAACCGAAACCGCGACCGGGCGCGAATACCGCTTCCTGATGCCGGGGCCGTTGGTCTCCGAGGCCGAGTGGTGCGACTGCGCAATCCGCATCGACGCCATGCAACCGCCGCCGCGCTATCTCGTGTTGAGCGGCAGCCTGCCGCCCGGTGCACCAGACGACCTGTATGCGACGCTCGCGCGGACTGCCAAGGCAAGGGGCAGCCGGGTGATCATCGATGCGGCGGGGCGGGCGCTGCAAGTTGCTCTTGAGGCCGGCGTTCATCTCGTGAAGCCCAGTCTCGGGGAACTGAGTGCGTTGGCCGGCGAATCGCTCGACGACACGTCGGCATGCCGGAAGGCAAGCGAACTCGTGGCGCGAGGACAAGCCGAAATTGTCGCTTTGACGCTCGGTGCGCGCGGCGCATGGGTCGTCACGCGCGACGGCGCGCTGCGCCTGCCCGGCAGGCAGGCAGCGGTATGCAGCACGGTCGGCGCTGGCGACAGTTTCGTCGGCGGCATGGTCTGGGCGCTGGCGCGAGGCGTCCCGTTCGACGAAGCGTGCCGCTATGCGCTGGCGGCTTCAGCCGCTTCAGTCGAGCATCCGGGGACGGCGCTGTGCACGCGCGACGACGTGGAGCGGATTCACGCCGAACTGTTGCGCGAGCAAGCTGACGACCAGACGGGCTGA
- a CDS encoding polysaccharide deacetylase family protein: MAFRLIACLFLSSCMPPACSADVATVDSPSPRVLILVYHRFATARLDSMTVRTETLRNQLQAIEANGYRVVPLADVVRWHGGQADAVPARAVAITVDDGHRSVYEVLRPLLAAHPMPVTLFIYPSAISNASYAMTWDQLRMLGQSGGFDIESHTYWHPNFRTERARLTPDDYQRFVSFQLIRSRARLESEIGRPVRMLAWPFGVHDAQTDQIAVREGYVAAFTLDARPVRITDPAMALPRYMMTDACDIRCMNGLLRTAGGKL, encoded by the coding sequence ATGGCCTTTCGCCTGATCGCCTGTCTGTTCCTGTCGTCGTGTATGCCACCGGCCTGCTCCGCCGACGTCGCGACCGTCGATTCGCCATCGCCGCGTGTGCTGATCCTCGTCTACCACCGGTTCGCCACTGCGCGCCTGGATTCAATGACGGTGCGTACCGAGACGTTGCGCAACCAGCTGCAGGCGATCGAGGCGAACGGATACCGTGTCGTACCGCTCGCCGATGTCGTGCGCTGGCATGGCGGCCAGGCCGATGCCGTGCCGGCGCGAGCGGTCGCGATCACCGTCGACGACGGCCATCGCTCCGTCTACGAGGTGCTGCGCCCATTGCTGGCTGCACATCCGATGCCGGTTACGCTGTTCATCTATCCGTCGGCCATCTCCAACGCTAGCTATGCGATGACATGGGACCAGCTGCGCATGCTTGGGCAGTCCGGCGGGTTCGACATCGAATCCCACACGTACTGGCATCCGAACTTCCGCACCGAGCGCGCCCGACTTACGCCGGACGACTACCAGCGCTTCGTGTCGTTCCAGTTGATCCGTTCGCGCGCACGGCTCGAGTCCGAAATCGGCCGGCCGGTCCGGATGCTGGCCTGGCCGTTCGGCGTCCATGATGCGCAGACCGACCAGATCGCCGTTCGAGAAGGCTACGTCGCGGCATTTACGCTCGACGCGCGCCCCGTTCGTATCACCGACCCTGCAATGGCGCTGCCGCGCTATATGATGACCGACGCCTGCGACATACGATGCATGAACGGATTGCTGAGAACCGCCGGGGGGAAGCTGTGA
- a CDS encoding putative glycoside hydrolase: protein MIERLIVCLLVSLAGFSARAAPVTITVVDATNGHPLAGAIGHASGANRTADRDGAFSLEIDAAGTRLSVRAPGYARTEVTLAPTEGAQTIRMTPVRPKAVYLSAYGVADRTLREAAVSLQDKTAINALVIDVKGDSGATPYRSLAREISGAANNVAGAIVRPPDLPDLLRTFHARGLYLIARIVVFKDDPLARAHPEWAVRDAAGEVWQDREHQRWIDPTSRAAWQHNYDVAEEAARMGFDEIQFDYLRFPDANGLRFAEPNTEANRVAAIAGFLTGARERLRPYNLYMSADIFGYVCWNADDTAIGQRLDALGPVVDYVSPMLYPSGFTWGLPGCRKPTEHPGEIVSRSLAEAKRRTGLGGVRFRPWLQAFRDYAFDRRPFDADEIRAQVDAADAEGTDGWMLWNPRNRYDPAALPR, encoded by the coding sequence GTGATCGAACGCCTGATCGTCTGTCTGCTCGTGTCGCTCGCCGGATTCTCCGCCCGGGCGGCGCCCGTCACGATCACCGTCGTCGATGCGACGAACGGGCACCCGCTGGCCGGCGCGATCGGCCACGCGTCTGGCGCGAACCGGACCGCCGATCGCGACGGCGCGTTTTCACTGGAGATCGATGCGGCTGGTACACGCCTGAGCGTGCGGGCGCCGGGCTACGCGCGAACCGAAGTCACGCTGGCACCCACCGAGGGCGCACAGACGATCCGCATGACGCCGGTGCGTCCGAAAGCCGTCTACCTGTCCGCTTACGGCGTCGCGGACCGCACGCTGCGCGAGGCGGCAGTGTCCCTCCAGGACAAGACGGCGATCAACGCGCTCGTCATCGACGTGAAGGGCGACAGTGGCGCGACGCCGTATCGCAGCCTGGCGCGTGAGATCTCCGGCGCCGCGAACAATGTCGCCGGCGCCATCGTTCGCCCACCCGATTTGCCGGACCTGCTGCGGACTTTTCATGCGCGCGGTCTTTACCTGATTGCCCGCATCGTCGTGTTCAAGGATGACCCGCTGGCTCGCGCTCATCCCGAATGGGCCGTGCGCGATGCGGCCGGCGAGGTCTGGCAGGACCGCGAGCATCAACGCTGGATCGACCCGACGTCGCGCGCGGCCTGGCAACACAACTATGACGTCGCCGAAGAGGCCGCCCGAATGGGCTTCGACGAAATCCAGTTCGACTACCTGCGGTTTCCCGACGCCAACGGTCTCCGGTTCGCCGAGCCAAATACCGAGGCCAACCGGGTTGCGGCGATCGCCGGATTCCTGACCGGCGCGCGCGAACGGCTGCGGCCGTACAACCTCTACATGTCGGCCGACATTTTTGGGTACGTCTGCTGGAACGCCGACGACACCGCGATCGGGCAACGGCTCGACGCGCTCGGACCGGTCGTCGACTATGTGTCGCCGATGCTGTATCCGTCCGGCTTCACGTGGGGCCTGCCCGGCTGCCGGAAGCCGACCGAGCATCCGGGCGAGATCGTGTCGCGGTCGCTGGCCGAGGCAAAGCGCCGTACCGGGCTAGGCGGGGTCCGGTTTCGCCCGTGGCTCCAGGCGTTCCGCGACTATGCGTTCGATCGTCGGCCGTTCGATGCCGACGAGATCCGCGCACAGGTCGACGCGGCCGATGCGGAGGGCACAGACGGCTGGATGCTGTGGAATCCGCGCAATCGCTACGATCCTGCCGCGTTGCCGCGCTGA
- a CDS encoding lecithin retinol acyltransferase family protein: protein MIDPTAVHADDAMLDGEPPVGAHLVTRRPGYLHHGIYIGDGDVIHYAGWSRHASGGPVEVVTLDGFHAGFGFAVIRHTRTLYDGTEAARRAASRLGECQYRLLTNNCEHFCLWCLFGVGRSEQVSSCLRNPVHGIAVVAMLIACVLAAQLHPAMTGRECPARCIA, encoded by the coding sequence ATGATTGACCCGACCGCAGTGCACGCCGACGACGCGATGCTGGATGGCGAGCCGCCGGTCGGTGCTCACCTCGTGACCCGCCGCCCTGGCTATCTGCATCACGGGATCTATATCGGCGACGGCGACGTGATTCACTACGCGGGATGGTCCCGCCATGCGAGCGGCGGTCCGGTCGAAGTCGTCACCCTTGACGGCTTCCATGCCGGTTTCGGGTTCGCGGTCATTCGTCACACGCGCACGCTATACGACGGAACGGAAGCAGCGCGCCGCGCGGCATCGCGCCTCGGCGAATGCCAATACCGGCTACTCACGAACAACTGTGAGCACTTCTGCCTGTGGTGCCTGTTCGGTGTGGGGAGGAGCGAACAGGTCTCGTCGTGCCTGCGCAACCCGGTACACGGCATTGCGGTCGTCGCCATGCTGATCGCCTGCGTCCTGGCCGCTCAATTGCATCCGGCGATGACCGGACGGGAATGCCCGGCACGATGTATCGCCTAG
- a CDS encoding exo-beta-N-acetylmuramidase NamZ domain-containing protein codes for MATVEHARLRRCRCAAVLTGALVFALVSADAQADADAAMAPQQAAAIDEAIAAEIVDGHLAGAVVVTGDADGVRVRVARGLRVTGEHAEAMTVNTVFDLASLTKPVATAVATMQLAERGMLSLDAPAARYWPAFGAHGKAGITIRQLLAHVSGLPVGVSSSRALRSRAAVLADIVAMTPGAPAGTQVRYSDVNYVVLGEIVERISHRPLDVWCAAHVFGPLGMASTAFRPPAPLFARVAPTTVRDGHLLRGSVHDPLAAAMGGVAGNAGLFASADDLARFARMLMNGGALGAVRVLARRSIAALETPASLDAQGDLHTPGWAVGPPLTANRYRLPPVGALQHLGYTGTALWIDLVTHRFAIVLTSRLYPDEAGTAMPLRSLVLGIVSSEAAPVSSSRIATRVPAMAAAVAQVARLPVSRGPVLAGIDVLSARGFAAVAGKRIALVTNRSGFDRFGRRTVDLLAQAPGARLVALFAPEHGLGTDVDEKFGDTIDVATGLVIHSLYGDRRRIAPALLADVDMLVLDLQDAGVRFFTYLATLGYALEAGAAAHRPVLVLDRPDPLGGDTFGGPMADAGAATFTGYYPLPLQPGMTLGELARLFNDRLHIGAALTVVPMANYARAMRFGDTGLGWLALSPNLRDGAALSLYPETGLIEGAEVSVGRGTETPFGVVGAPWIDGRILADDLRAMRLAATFSPVRFVPAEGPYHGTVCEGVRIELPPGAARPGEVGLALALALHRRYPARFRIEAIRASVGSREVADMLEAGRSIDEIERVVDAQNAAFARERGAFLIY; via the coding sequence ATGGCTACAGTGGAACACGCTCGATTGCGACGATGTCGCTGCGCTGCCGTGCTGACCGGCGCGCTAGTGTTCGCGCTTGTATCGGCTGATGCGCAAGCGGATGCCGACGCGGCCATGGCGCCGCAGCAGGCCGCCGCGATCGATGAAGCGATCGCCGCCGAGATCGTCGACGGCCATCTTGCCGGCGCGGTGGTCGTGACGGGCGACGCCGACGGCGTGCGGGTGCGCGTCGCGCGCGGCCTGCGCGTGACGGGCGAGCACGCCGAGGCGATGACGGTCAATACCGTCTTCGATCTTGCGTCGCTGACGAAGCCGGTGGCGACGGCGGTCGCGACCATGCAACTCGCGGAACGCGGCATGCTGAGCCTCGACGCGCCGGCCGCGCGCTACTGGCCTGCGTTCGGTGCGCACGGCAAGGCCGGCATCACGATCCGCCAGTTGCTCGCGCATGTGTCGGGGTTGCCGGTCGGTGTGTCGTCGTCCCGGGCGCTGCGCAGTCGTGCCGCCGTGCTCGCCGACATCGTCGCAATGACACCCGGTGCGCCGGCCGGCACACAGGTGCGCTACAGCGACGTCAACTACGTGGTTCTTGGCGAGATCGTCGAGCGCATTTCGCACCGGCCGCTCGACGTGTGGTGCGCCGCACATGTGTTCGGGCCGCTCGGGATGGCGAGCACCGCGTTCCGGCCACCGGCGCCGCTGTTCGCGCGCGTGGCGCCCACCACCGTTCGCGATGGCCATCTGCTCCGGGGCAGCGTCCACGACCCCCTCGCGGCCGCGATGGGCGGCGTTGCCGGCAATGCAGGTCTGTTCGCGAGTGCGGACGATCTGGCGCGCTTCGCGCGCATGCTGATGAACGGCGGCGCGCTCGGCGCGGTGCGTGTGCTGGCGCGCCGCAGCATCGCCGCGCTCGAGACGCCGGCCTCGCTCGACGCGCAAGGCGATCTGCACACGCCAGGCTGGGCGGTCGGGCCGCCGCTCACCGCGAACCGCTACCGGCTGCCGCCGGTCGGCGCGCTCCAACACCTCGGCTACACGGGCACGGCGCTGTGGATCGATCTCGTGACGCACCGCTTCGCGATCGTGCTCACGAGCCGGCTGTATCCCGACGAAGCCGGTACGGCGATGCCATTGCGCTCGCTCGTGCTCGGCATCGTATCGAGCGAAGCCGCGCCCGTGTCGTCGTCTCGGATTGCGACGCGCGTGCCCGCGATGGCGGCGGCCGTCGCGCAGGTCGCCCGGTTGCCGGTATCGCGCGGGCCGGTGCTGGCCGGCATCGACGTGCTCTCTGCGCGCGGCTTCGCAGCCGTCGCAGGCAAGCGCATTGCGCTCGTCACGAACCGCAGCGGCTTCGACCGGTTCGGACGGCGCACGGTCGACCTGCTCGCACAGGCGCCGGGCGCGCGCCTCGTCGCGCTGTTCGCGCCCGAGCATGGGCTCGGCACCGACGTCGACGAGAAGTTCGGCGACACGATCGACGTCGCGACCGGTCTGGTCATTCACAGCCTGTACGGCGACCGCCGCAGGATCGCGCCCGCGCTGCTCGCCGATGTCGACATGCTGGTGCTAGACCTGCAGGACGCAGGTGTACGCTTCTTCACGTACCTGGCTACCCTCGGTTACGCGCTCGAGGCCGGCGCCGCCGCGCATCGTCCGGTGCTCGTGCTCGACCGCCCGGACCCGCTGGGCGGCGATACGTTCGGCGGCCCCATGGCCGATGCCGGAGCGGCCACGTTCACCGGTTATTACCCGTTGCCGCTCCAGCCCGGCATGACGCTCGGCGAACTGGCGCGGCTGTTCAACGACCGCCTGCACATCGGCGCGGCTCTGACCGTGGTGCCGATGGCGAACTACGCGCGCGCGATGCGCTTCGGCGATACCGGACTCGGTTGGCTGGCCCTATCGCCGAACCTGCGCGATGGCGCCGCGTTGTCGCTGTACCCGGAGACCGGGCTCATCGAGGGAGCGGAAGTCAGTGTCGGACGCGGCACCGAGACACCGTTCGGCGTGGTAGGCGCGCCGTGGATCGACGGGCGCATCCTTGCGGACGACCTTCGTGCGATGCGGCTGGCCGCGACGTTCTCGCCGGTTCGCTTCGTCCCGGCGGAGGGGCCGTATCACGGCACGGTGTGCGAAGGGGTGCGCATCGAACTGCCGCCCGGCGCGGCGCGGCCGGGCGAGGTCGGGCTGGCACTCGCACTGGCGTTGCACCGACGTTATCCGGCGCGGTTCCGGATCGAAGCTATCCGCGCATCGGTCGGCTCGCGCGAGGTGGCGGACATGCTGGAGGCGGGGCGGTCGATTGATGAGATAGAACGTGTCGTCGATGCGCAAAATGCCGCGTTCGCCCGCGAGCGAGGGGCGTTTTTGATTTACTGA
- a CDS encoding CBS domain-containing protein: protein MYIGSICTQPVESCTAECSAFELAGIMRHTHVGDVVVIEYRNGGAIPIGLVTDRDLVIEVMARGDDPANVKAGQIMSRGLVVVSDADEIGVALDEMHRSGVRRLPVVDNGGSLAGIVTLDDIVRHLAELLDGVVKVGKLQQIERQRFRS from the coding sequence ATGTACATTGGAAGTATCTGTACGCAGCCGGTGGAATCGTGCACGGCCGAATGCAGTGCGTTTGAACTGGCTGGGATTATGCGGCATACGCACGTTGGCGATGTCGTCGTGATTGAATACCGAAACGGAGGAGCCATTCCCATCGGGCTGGTAACCGACCGCGACCTAGTGATTGAGGTGATGGCGCGCGGCGACGATCCGGCTAATGTGAAAGCGGGTCAGATTATGTCGCGCGGCCTAGTCGTCGTGTCCGACGCTGACGAAATAGGTGTCGCGCTCGACGAAATGCATCGGTCGGGGGTTCGTAGGCTCCCGGTTGTCGACAACGGGGGCAGTCTTGCCGGCATCGTAACGCTCGACGATATCGTGCGGCATCTGGCGGAGTTACTCGATGGCGTTGTCAAAGTTGGCAAGCTGCAGCAGATCGAACGGCAGCGTTTCCGATCCTGA
- a CDS encoding DUF2191 domain-containing protein, which yields MRTTVTVDDTLYARALELAEPGMAPADLFRAALETFVRVQAGHRLAALGGRAPDMPDVPRRHQESATR from the coding sequence ATGCGTACCACCGTCACCGTTGACGATACTCTCTACGCGCGCGCTCTAGAACTCGCCGAGCCGGGCATGGCGCCGGCCGACCTATTCCGCGCCGCACTGGAAACGTTCGTGCGTGTCCAAGCCGGCCATCGCCTTGCCGCGCTTGGCGGGCGGGCCCCCGACATGCCTGACGTGCCACGCCGCCACCAGGAGTCAGCTACCCGATGA
- a CDS encoding type II toxin-antitoxin system VapC family toxin — protein MSVLVDTSVWVEHFRRPLPALIQLLRVDDVLTHPLVMLELTCGTPPEPRAQTLGDLALLRQTRLATPGEVADWIERERLYGRGCGAVDCTLLASALLTPSTWLWTRDRRLAQLAEQFGVHYVPPDMH, from the coding sequence ATGAGCGTTCTGGTCGATACGTCCGTTTGGGTCGAGCATTTCCGACGGCCGCTACCGGCGCTCATCCAATTGCTCCGCGTCGACGACGTTTTGACGCATCCGCTAGTGATGCTCGAGCTCACGTGCGGGACGCCGCCCGAACCGCGGGCCCAAACGTTGGGAGACCTCGCGCTTTTGCGCCAAACGCGCCTCGCGACGCCAGGGGAAGTAGCGGACTGGATCGAGCGGGAACGGCTGTACGGGCGCGGATGCGGTGCGGTGGATTGCACGTTGCTGGCATCAGCGCTATTGACCCCTAGCACTTGGCTCTGGACGCGCGATCGGCGCCTCGCGCAACTGGCAGAGCAATTCGGAGTTCACTACGTACCGCCTGACATGCATTGA
- a CDS encoding IS256 family transposase, whose protein sequence is MPRKPKAQPAALPAIPAELLEQFGNGPMTAEAINAATLALKKALIERALGGEMNHHLGYPPGAAKPVNATNQRNGKGAKTVLTEDGPIRIEVPRDRDGSFEPILIPKHERRFTGFDDKIVAMYARGMTVREIQGFLLEQYGTEVSPDFISSVTDEVMAEVTAWQARPLEPMYPVVFFDALRVKIREDAVVRNKAVYLALGVLPDGTREILGLWIENTEGAKFWMKVFNDLKTRGVHDILIAVTDGLKGMPEALAAVFPATTLQTCIVHLIRNSLDYASWKDRRGLAAAIKPIYAAPSAEAAQAELDAFADGPWGQKFPTVSSAWRNAWDRVIPFFAFPPGVRKIIYTTNAIENINSQLRKIIKTRGHFPTDEAATKLIWLALRNITANWGSAAHDWKTAMNQFAILYADRFVRPSV, encoded by the coding sequence ATGCCTCGCAAACCGAAAGCCCAGCCGGCGGCTCTGCCGGCGATTCCGGCCGAGCTGCTCGAGCAGTTCGGCAACGGTCCGATGACGGCCGAAGCCATCAACGCCGCGACGCTGGCGCTCAAGAAGGCGCTGATCGAACGGGCGCTGGGCGGCGAGATGAACCATCATCTCGGCTACCCTCCCGGTGCTGCCAAGCCGGTCAACGCCACGAATCAGCGCAACGGCAAAGGGGCCAAGACGGTTCTGACCGAAGACGGCCCGATCCGTATCGAGGTGCCGCGTGACCGCGACGGCAGCTTCGAACCCATCCTGATTCCCAAGCACGAACGGCGCTTCACGGGCTTCGACGACAAGATCGTCGCCATGTATGCCCGAGGCATGACCGTACGCGAGATTCAGGGCTTCTTGCTGGAACAGTACGGCACCGAGGTCTCGCCCGACTTCATCAGTTCGGTCACCGACGAGGTCATGGCCGAAGTAACCGCCTGGCAGGCCCGACCGCTTGAGCCGATGTATCCGGTCGTGTTTTTCGACGCACTGCGGGTCAAGATTCGCGAAGACGCCGTCGTGCGCAACAAGGCGGTCTATCTGGCGCTGGGCGTGCTGCCCGACGGCACGCGGGAAATCCTGGGCCTGTGGATCGAGAATACCGAGGGGGCCAAGTTCTGGATGAAGGTGTTCAACGATCTGAAGACGCGCGGCGTTCACGACATCCTGATTGCCGTCACGGACGGGCTCAAGGGCATGCCCGAAGCGCTGGCCGCCGTGTTCCCGGCCACCACGCTGCAGACCTGCATCGTCCACCTCATCCGCAACAGCCTCGATTACGCCAGTTGGAAGGACCGCCGAGGCTTGGCCGCGGCGATCAAGCCGATCTACGCCGCTCCCAGCGCGGAAGCCGCTCAGGCCGAACTCGATGCGTTTGCGGATGGGCCGTGGGGTCAGAAATTCCCGACTGTCAGTAGCGCGTGGCGCAACGCCTGGGATCGCGTGATCCCGTTCTTTGCGTTTCCGCCGGGTGTGCGCAAGATCATTTACACGACGAACGCGATTGAAAATATCAACTCGCAGTTGCGCAAGATCATCAAGACCCGTGGTCACTTCCCGACCGACGAGGCTGCCACCAAGCTCATCTGGCTGGCCTTGCGCAACATCACCGCGAACTGGGGGAGCGCCGCTCACGACTGGAAGACGGCCATGAACCAATTCGCTATCCTTTACGCAGATCGATTCGTTCGGCCTTCCGTGTAA